From one Suicoccus acidiformans genomic stretch:
- a CDS encoding substrate-binding domain-containing protein — protein sequence MKKRYWGLAILAAIIIAILIIPPKADPIELQGYLGGEKSGLLASTAFKEEMADEHQLTFDYKILGSYKMVQTDYSSQDYLFPSSQLALELFERGGGTAVNDEIIFNTPIVLYSRKPIVDALMQEGIVSEREGVYYVDMEKLARKMADGVSWQAIGLSQLHGNLLVDTTDPNESNSGNMFLGVLANALNGNQTVNMSTVANIEEDLKKIYDSLGYMQTSSSDMFTQFLRQGIGAFPIIAGYESQWLEFSKQEHEVYSSVKDDIYMLYPEPTVWSSHVYIALIEEAERGIDALLDPDIQEMAWKEHGFRTIVSGSSDSDEFDVNGLADEITQIIPMPDIETMLYLMDIIQ from the coding sequence GTGAAGAAACGTTATTGGGGCTTAGCCATCTTAGCGGCTATCATCATAGCCATCTTAATCATTCCCCCCAAGGCCGATCCGATTGAATTGCAAGGATATTTAGGCGGCGAGAAGTCGGGTCTACTGGCATCAACAGCCTTTAAAGAAGAAATGGCGGATGAGCATCAGCTCACCTTTGACTATAAAATCCTTGGCTCCTATAAAATGGTTCAAACGGATTATAGCAGCCAAGATTATCTCTTCCCTTCCAGTCAATTAGCCTTAGAGCTTTTCGAGCGCGGGGGAGGGACAGCGGTAAATGATGAGATTATCTTTAATACCCCGATTGTCCTCTATTCGCGTAAGCCAATAGTCGACGCTTTAATGCAAGAGGGGATTGTGAGTGAGCGCGAGGGAGTTTATTATGTGGATATGGAGAAACTGGCGCGGAAGATGGCAGATGGTGTAAGTTGGCAGGCAATAGGTTTATCTCAATTACACGGGAATTTGCTTGTCGATACGACCGATCCGAATGAGTCGAACTCTGGGAATATGTTCCTCGGCGTACTGGCCAATGCTTTAAATGGAAATCAGACTGTCAATATGTCAACGGTAGCCAATATTGAGGAAGACTTAAAGAAAATTTACGACAGCCTTGGCTACATGCAAACGTCGAGTTCAGATATGTTTACCCAGTTTCTCCGTCAAGGGATTGGGGCCTTTCCTATAATTGCCGGCTATGAGAGCCAATGGCTAGAATTTTCTAAGCAAGAGCACGAGGTATATAGTTCTGTCAAAGATGATATCTACATGCTGTATCCAGAACCAACCGTCTGGTCCAGTCATGTATACATTGCCTTAATTGAAGAAGCTGAGCGAGGCATCGACGCCTTGTTGGACCCAGACATTCAAGAGATGGCCTGGAAAGAGCATGGTTTCCGAACGATTGTCTCAGGCAGTAGTGATTCAGATGAATTTGATGTAAATGGCTTAGCAGATGAAATTACACAGATTATTCCCATGCCCGATATTGAGACGATGTTGTACTTGATGGATATTATCCAATAG
- a CDS encoding M15 family metallopeptidase, producing MPNIIQAVNIDSAKYIEMGEVMKRYLCIFICILCVYWPISRVDALELPKEQAIQATNQPEMSVEALIAELPKDASIDDPFLVLINRNNRLDADMLMDFAYTAEGHPYDLSIYDAFNALLEAAELDGHSYQVVSAHRTIAYQEANFNNRMYSYINAGYSEDEAFFMTDQFVAPPDATEHATGLAFDLLGYDYNEYGRDLHQVYGQYPSAIWLQEHGPEYGFIVRYPAGKEEKTGYQYEPWHIRYVGSEAAQYMDKYGLTLEEYLTLIELSQDEA from the coding sequence GTGCCAAATATAATCCAAGCTGTTAATATAGATAGTGCAAAATATATCGAAATGGGTGAAGTGATGAAACGTTATTTATGCATCTTTATATGTATTCTATGCGTCTATTGGCCTATAAGCAGGGTAGACGCCCTGGAACTGCCGAAAGAACAAGCAATCCAAGCGACAAACCAACCTGAGATGAGCGTTGAAGCACTAATTGCGGAGCTACCTAAAGACGCAAGTATCGATGACCCCTTCCTTGTATTAATAAACCGAAACAATCGCTTAGATGCAGATATGTTGATGGATTTTGCTTATACGGCCGAAGGCCATCCTTACGATCTAAGTATTTACGATGCGTTTAATGCCTTGCTAGAAGCCGCTGAGCTTGATGGCCACAGTTATCAAGTGGTCTCTGCTCATCGGACAATAGCCTATCAGGAAGCTAACTTCAATAACCGCATGTATTCTTATATCAATGCTGGTTATAGCGAGGATGAGGCCTTCTTTATGACGGATCAGTTCGTAGCACCACCCGATGCTACAGAACATGCTACTGGACTGGCATTCGACTTATTAGGATATGACTACAATGAATACGGCCGGGATCTCCACCAAGTTTACGGCCAGTATCCTTCAGCCATTTGGTTGCAAGAACATGGACCGGAATATGGCTTTATTGTTCGCTATCCAGCTGGTAAAGAAGAGAAAACCGGCTACCAATATGAGCCCTGGCATATTCGCTACGTAGGCTCAGAAGCGGCCCAATACATGGACAAATACGGTTTAACCTTAGAAGAATACCTTACACTCATTGAACTCAGTCAAGACGAAGCATAA
- a CDS encoding ABC transporter substrate-binding protein/permease: MYHQSVHRTPALCMLFFFTLSLLFVPHVNAQEKGSPENPYIIATDTTFAPFEFANQAGDFVGIDMDILEVIATEEGFSYEVKPLGFNAALQALESNQADGMIAGMGITPARQEIFDFSIPYYEAGAQFAVLENSDIQTLEDLAGKNIAAKTGTTGSAVAEQVAAEYGFNVTLFEDSVNMYEDLQAGNSVAVIEDYPVMAYAAKTGGIPLRFIGEQMEVTQYGFAVNKGRNQELLQMFNDGLLALQESDELEAIIYNYLGEENTEAQASSGFFGLLRTNSSALLEGLWSTVWVTLVSFAIAAVIGVFIGLMRVSDANLLRTIAQVYIDMMRGIPLIVLAFFIYFGIPQMTGLSFNAYIAGIITLSLNAGAYIAEIVRGGIQAVDKGQNEAGRSLGLSSAITMRKIILPQAFKIMVPSFINQFVITLKDTSILSVIGLVELTQTGRIIIARTYQSGQIWLIIGLIYIIVITLLTKLSNYLEKEWISNE; the protein is encoded by the coding sequence ATGTATCATCAATCTGTTCATAGAACACCAGCACTTTGTATGCTATTTTTCTTTACTCTTTCTTTATTGTTCGTCCCTCATGTCAACGCACAGGAAAAAGGCAGTCCGGAAAACCCTTATATTATCGCAACGGACACAACCTTTGCCCCCTTTGAATTCGCTAACCAAGCAGGCGATTTCGTTGGAATTGATATGGATATATTGGAAGTCATTGCTACTGAAGAGGGTTTTAGTTATGAAGTAAAACCTCTTGGCTTCAATGCGGCCTTGCAAGCTTTGGAAAGTAATCAGGCTGACGGCATGATTGCTGGGATGGGAATTACCCCAGCCCGTCAAGAAATCTTTGATTTTTCGATTCCTTATTATGAAGCTGGTGCCCAATTTGCTGTCTTGGAGAACAGTGATATCCAAACTTTAGAAGACTTGGCTGGTAAGAATATCGCAGCCAAAACAGGTACCACTGGATCCGCTGTTGCTGAGCAGGTTGCGGCAGAGTATGGCTTTAACGTTACCCTATTCGAAGATTCGGTCAATATGTACGAAGATTTACAAGCGGGAAATTCTGTTGCAGTTATTGAGGACTATCCAGTCATGGCTTACGCCGCTAAAACTGGTGGGATACCCTTGCGCTTTATCGGTGAGCAGATGGAAGTGACCCAATACGGCTTTGCGGTGAATAAAGGACGCAATCAAGAACTCCTTCAGATGTTTAATGACGGCTTACTAGCCCTCCAAGAATCCGATGAATTGGAAGCTATTATTTATAATTACCTGGGTGAGGAGAATACGGAAGCTCAGGCATCATCCGGTTTCTTTGGCCTATTACGTACGAATAGCAGTGCACTGCTGGAGGGACTTTGGTCCACGGTATGGGTTACCTTAGTATCCTTTGCGATTGCGGCAGTCATTGGTGTCTTCATCGGACTGATGCGAGTAAGCGACGCGAATTTATTACGTACGATAGCGCAAGTTTACATTGATATGATGCGAGGCATTCCGCTTATCGTACTGGCTTTCTTTATTTACTTCGGTATCCCTCAAATGACAGGCTTATCTTTTAACGCCTACATTGCCGGTATTATCACCTTAAGCTTAAATGCTGGAGCGTATATTGCCGAGATTGTCCGAGGGGGCATCCAAGCGGTTGATAAAGGTCAAAACGAGGCCGGACGAAGTCTTGGCTTATCTTCTGCAATAACCATGCGCAAAATCATTCTGCCCCAAGCTTTCAAAATTATGGTACCATCTTTTATTAATCAATTTGTCATTACCTTGAAAGATACCTCCATTTTATCGGTCATTGGACTAGTAGAGTTGACGCAAACAGGACGCATCATCATTGCTAGAACCTATCAATCTGGGCAGATTTGGTTGATTATTGGATTAATTTATATTATAGTAATTACACTTTTAACGAAATTATCAAATTACCTTGAAAAGGAGTGGATCTCGAATGAATAA
- a CDS encoding amino acid ABC transporter ATP-binding protein, whose translation MNKVEVNGLKKSFGDNEVLKGIDLTINEGEVVAVIGPSGSGKSTFLRCLNRLEDINGGSVIVNGTNIADPAVNINEARENIGMVFQHFNLFPHLSVRENITLAPVELKKMSQAEADRKAEALLSQVGLADKADTFPSSLSGGQKQRVAIARALAMDPDIMLFDEPTSALDPEMVGEVLNVMKDLAQNGMTMVVVTHEMGFAREMGDRVIFMDGGYIVEEGDPEVIFNNPQEARTKDFLDKVL comes from the coding sequence ATGAATAAAGTTGAAGTTAATGGCTTAAAGAAAAGCTTCGGCGATAACGAAGTCCTCAAAGGCATTGACCTAACCATCAATGAAGGCGAAGTTGTAGCCGTTATTGGCCCTTCAGGCTCCGGTAAATCGACTTTCCTTCGCTGCCTTAACCGCTTAGAAGATATTAACGGTGGCTCTGTGATTGTCAATGGTACGAACATTGCTGACCCAGCGGTCAATATTAATGAAGCGCGTGAGAATATTGGGATGGTCTTCCAACACTTCAACCTGTTCCCTCATTTAAGTGTCCGTGAGAATATTACATTGGCACCTGTCGAATTAAAGAAAATGAGTCAAGCCGAAGCTGATCGCAAAGCTGAAGCACTGCTCTCCCAAGTTGGCTTAGCAGATAAAGCCGACACCTTCCCTTCTTCTCTTTCCGGCGGGCAAAAACAACGGGTTGCCATCGCACGGGCCTTGGCCATGGACCCAGACATTATGCTTTTTGACGAACCAACGTCAGCCTTGGATCCTGAGATGGTCGGTGAAGTACTCAACGTTATGAAAGACCTCGCCCAAAATGGCATGACCATGGTAGTGGTAACCCACGAAATGGGCTTCGCTCGCGAAATGGGTGACCGGGTTATCTTCATGGATGGTGGCTATATTGTTGAAGAAGGGGATCCTGAAGTTATATTCAACAATCCACAAGAAGCTCGTACGAAAGATTTCTTAGATAAAGTTTTATAA
- a CDS encoding aldo/keto reductase family protein codes for MKYISLNEQTQIPIIGSGTNTFGKVGRQYQAPLNHDTSEIISAISLGYRHFDTAVSYRNESVLGLAIEESVVPREDLFITSKIPTREPYLESNAMIHEVIQGSLEALQTDYIDLYLIHKPTNNMDEMLNLWHILEEYYKKGTFKAIGVSNFHEAQLQYLIEHATTPPMVNQIESHPGHWQDDLIAFCQQRGIVVEAWGPLTNISDEAKDVLQDIGAKHEKSWAQIALKYQIQRDVVVIPKSHNPENQAANLLLFDFELTPEEIERISAL; via the coding sequence ATGAAATATATATCTTTAAATGAACAAACACAAATTCCAATCATTGGCAGTGGTACAAACACCTTTGGCAAAGTTGGTCGCCAATACCAAGCTCCATTAAACCACGATACAAGTGAAATTATCAGCGCGATTAGTCTGGGCTATCGTCATTTCGATACGGCTGTCTCCTACCGTAATGAGTCTGTGCTTGGTCTAGCTATTGAAGAAAGCGTTGTGCCCCGCGAAGACCTCTTTATCACCTCCAAAATCCCAACCCGGGAACCTTATTTGGAAAGTAACGCGATGATTCACGAAGTTATTCAAGGTAGCTTAGAAGCCTTGCAGACCGATTATATTGATTTGTATTTAATCCATAAGCCAACAAATAATATGGACGAAATGTTAAATTTATGGCACATTCTCGAAGAATATTATAAGAAAGGCACCTTCAAAGCCATCGGTGTCTCTAACTTCCACGAGGCACAACTCCAGTACCTCATTGAACACGCTACCACTCCCCCAATGGTCAATCAAATCGAATCTCATCCAGGTCACTGGCAAGACGACTTAATTGCTTTCTGTCAGCAGCGAGGTATTGTTGTAGAAGCATGGGGACCCCTTACGAATATTTCCGATGAAGCCAAAGATGTCTTACAGGACATCGGTGCAAAACACGAGAAATCTTGGGCCCAAATTGCCCTCAAATATCAAATTCAACGGGATGTTGTCGTTATTCCCAAATCTCACAACCCTGAAAACCAAGCCGCAAACTTATTACTCTTTGACTTCGAACTCACTCCCGAAGAGATCGAGCGAATCTCCGCCCTTTAA
- a CDS encoding toxic anion resistance protein: MAEEKKITLDQLLANKGQTGVEPEEVTVADVEAKLEVLSPEDREKINQIKDNINLQDNQMLTIYGSSSQKQVAQFADKILSEVRSKDMGEVGELMSELMVKVKDMDISSIDQGGIFNKLPFVKNTKRAVESYLARYDAMQVQIDKIQAQLETARMELLKDIGTFDKLYEQNVNYFNELNLYIIAGEETIQDMRDNVLPGLFKEAEESGDAMAIQVVKDFQENINRFEKRLYDMKTSKTMAIQTAPQIKLVQNNDKLLVDKLTDAINNTIPLWKSQVVIALGINKQGQVLAMQEEVSNTTNELLLKNAERLKSTTTGVAREAERSTIDIDTLKQVNADLIETIEESLQIQTEARAARKKAEGELEQIENDLQNALLKVIA; the protein is encoded by the coding sequence ATGGCTGAAGAGAAGAAAATTACCTTAGATCAATTGCTGGCCAATAAAGGCCAAACAGGGGTTGAACCTGAGGAAGTAACTGTAGCAGATGTTGAAGCAAAGCTAGAAGTCCTCTCCCCGGAAGACCGCGAGAAAATAAATCAAATTAAAGACAACATCAATTTACAAGACAATCAAATGCTGACCATTTACGGTAGCTCTTCCCAAAAGCAAGTGGCCCAATTTGCTGATAAAATCTTATCTGAGGTCCGTTCGAAGGATATGGGCGAAGTAGGTGAATTGATGTCGGAATTGATGGTGAAAGTCAAAGATATGGACATCAGTAGCATTGATCAAGGAGGTATCTTCAACAAACTTCCTTTTGTCAAAAATACGAAACGAGCGGTAGAATCTTACTTAGCCAGATACGATGCGATGCAAGTCCAAATCGATAAAATTCAAGCCCAATTGGAAACGGCTCGCATGGAACTTTTGAAAGATATTGGTACCTTTGATAAACTCTATGAGCAGAACGTCAACTACTTTAATGAACTGAACTTATACATTATTGCCGGCGAAGAGACGATTCAAGATATGCGGGATAATGTCCTTCCTGGATTATTTAAAGAAGCGGAAGAATCAGGAGACGCCATGGCCATCCAAGTGGTCAAAGACTTCCAAGAGAATATTAACCGCTTTGAAAAGCGCCTATATGATATGAAGACTTCTAAGACTATGGCTATTCAAACCGCACCGCAAATCAAACTAGTGCAGAATAATGATAAGCTTCTAGTGGATAAATTAACGGATGCAATTAACAATACGATTCCACTTTGGAAATCCCAAGTCGTAATTGCCTTAGGCATCAATAAGCAGGGCCAAGTGCTTGCTATGCAAGAAGAAGTTTCTAATACAACCAATGAATTACTGCTTAAGAACGCAGAGCGTTTGAAATCTACAACCACAGGTGTAGCCCGTGAAGCAGAACGCAGTACCATTGACATAGATACTCTGAAGCAAGTCAATGCCGACCTTATTGAAACCATTGAAGAATCCTTGCAAATTCAAACCGAAGCCCGAGCAGCCCGCAAAAAAGCTGAAGGCGAGCTAGAACAAATTGAGAATGATCTTCAAAACGCATTGCTAAAAGTAATTGCGTAG